One part of the Oceanispirochaeta sp. M1 genome encodes these proteins:
- a CDS encoding EFR1 family ferrodoxin (N-terminal region resembles flavodoxins. C-terminal ferrodoxin region binds two 4Fe-4S clusters.) gives MGNDNSENQWTIVFFSGTGGTRRAALEILRQMKENRMDVDCLGIAPGRKQRDIPAMPVPTGKNIIILFPVYAFEAPAVLKEWVEKTSFKDCNIVVVSVSGGGEMWPNTGCRSPLIKKIENKGGAVLHEAMLIMPCNFLVPGSDHMNMRLLNILPQKIEVLIRDIQKEHYHRSKSRLGLLQKMISAAEKKGARYAGSRLIADEGCSGCGLCAMNCPGENIKIENARAVFNRSCILCMRCIYNCPEKAIVSNSSFILKEGFDLNALEQRMKGIEIQPLEQCARGLLWIGVRKYLSSPGFD, from the coding sequence ATGGGGAATGATAATTCAGAGAATCAGTGGACAATTGTTTTTTTCAGCGGCACCGGCGGAACACGCAGAGCAGCACTTGAGATTCTAAGACAGATGAAAGAAAACAGAATGGATGTAGACTGTCTGGGAATAGCTCCCGGAAGGAAACAAAGGGATATTCCGGCAATGCCTGTTCCCACAGGAAAGAATATCATTATTCTCTTCCCGGTCTATGCGTTTGAGGCTCCTGCGGTCCTGAAAGAATGGGTAGAAAAAACTTCCTTCAAGGACTGTAATATTGTTGTTGTTTCAGTATCAGGCGGAGGAGAGATGTGGCCTAATACAGGCTGCCGCAGTCCTCTGATAAAGAAGATAGAAAATAAAGGCGGGGCGGTACTTCATGAGGCCATGTTGATCATGCCCTGCAACTTCTTAGTCCCGGGGAGTGACCATATGAATATGCGGCTCCTCAATATTCTTCCACAAAAAATTGAAGTTCTGATCAGAGATATTCAGAAAGAACACTATCATCGTTCAAAATCAAGACTGGGACTTTTACAAAAGATGATTTCCGCTGCTGAAAAGAAGGGGGCCCGGTATGCCGGTAGTAGATTGATAGCAGACGAAGGATGCAGCGGCTGTGGTCTCTGCGCCATGAACTGTCCAGGAGAAAATATTAAGATAGAGAATGCCAGGGCTGTATTTAACAGAAGCTGCATTCTATGTATGCGCTGTATCTACAACTGTCCGGAAAAAGCCATTGTGTCAAACAGCAGTTTTATCCTCAAAGAAGGATTTGACCTTAATGCATTGGAACAAAGGATGAAAGGGATCGAAATTCAGCCTCTGGAACAATGTGCCCGAGGCCTGCTTTGGATTGGGGTCAGGAAATATCTCTCTTCTCCAGGATTCGATTAA
- a CDS encoding Mut7-C RNAse domain-containing protein encodes MAEKKTITIRFYEELNYFLKKIPLKEDLLFSFKGKRSIKDLIESFGVPHVEVDMILVNSEPVSFDYDVKDRDRISVYPMFERFNISHTSLLRDYSLRNNRFVLDVHLGKLARDLRLLGFDTDYSTRRDDPELAEISSNEHRILLSRDRQLFMRKIVQWGMIIRSDQPVLQLLEVLVRLDLWDEIQPFSRCISCNGTIEKLPTDSLEYKQLESRIPPGVKEWCKEYNYCTTCNKLYWKGSHYNNLLSRIEHIGQYRMQS; translated from the coding sequence ATGGCAGAGAAGAAAACAATCACAATCCGCTTTTATGAAGAGCTGAATTATTTTCTAAAAAAGATCCCCCTGAAAGAGGATCTCCTATTCTCTTTCAAAGGAAAGAGATCCATTAAAGATCTGATCGAAAGCTTTGGTGTCCCCCATGTGGAAGTGGATATGATTCTAGTCAACAGTGAACCCGTCTCCTTTGACTATGATGTGAAGGATAGAGACAGGATCAGTGTTTATCCTATGTTTGAAAGATTCAATATCAGTCATACATCCCTCCTGAGAGATTATTCTCTGAGAAATAATCGCTTTGTTCTGGATGTCCATCTGGGAAAACTGGCCAGGGATCTCCGCTTACTGGGTTTTGATACAGATTACTCTACCCGGAGAGATGATCCTGAGCTGGCTGAAATATCATCCAATGAACATAGAATACTCTTAAGCCGTGACAGGCAGCTCTTTATGAGAAAAATAGTACAGTGGGGGATGATTATTCGAAGTGATCAACCCGTTCTTCAGCTTCTGGAAGTACTGGTACGTCTGGATTTATGGGATGAGATACAGCCTTTTTCCAGATGTATCTCCTGCAACGGTACTATTGAGAAGCTTCCCACAGACAGCCTGGAATATAAGCAATTGGAATCCCGAATCCCTCCCGGGGTGAAGGAATGGTGTAAAGAATATAATTACTGCACTACCTGTAATAAGCTCTATTGGAAGGGCAGCCATTACAATAATCTATTATCAAGAATTGAGCATATCGGACAATACAGAATGCAATCATGA
- a CDS encoding MotA/TolQ/ExbB proton channel family protein has product MNKVLYAFYLLFFAGILTLVVLFSGSSIFLFINLPSILIIALFLLILSVFTTRYKRCMGYYKSVFDPEAEISLMKAASLYFHSFTLYTMGVGILGFLIGLMAVLASLEDRASIGPNLAVSLVTLLYATILCLMVFIPFKLSLDARIRKEE; this is encoded by the coding sequence ATGAACAAGGTACTTTATGCTTTTTATCTTCTTTTCTTTGCAGGGATACTGACCCTTGTCGTTCTTTTTTCAGGTTCCTCAATATTTCTCTTTATTAATCTTCCCAGTATTCTGATTATTGCACTGTTCCTGTTGATTCTCAGTGTATTCACAACAAGGTACAAACGCTGTATGGGATACTACAAATCGGTCTTTGATCCGGAGGCAGAGATATCACTGATGAAAGCTGCCAGCCTCTATTTCCACAGCTTCACCCTCTATACCATGGGAGTAGGAATCCTGGGATTTCTGATAGGACTGATGGCGGTCCTTGCGAGCCTCGAAGATAGAGCATCCATAGGTCCAAATCTGGCCGTTTCACTTGTCACATTGCTCTATGCAACAATACTCTGTCTGATGGTATTTATCCCCTTCAAACTCAGTCTTGATGCCAGGATTCGAAAGGAAGAATAA
- a CDS encoding MarR family winged helix-turn-helix transcriptional regulator: MTKDDLFNRTANLISKIHDLEASLKGQGGDAEVTSLQFDLLQILYYSGPKNLSALSHCMNINLPNSSREVKKLTSLGFIQKESSPDDKRKTELSLTKKGTRKVEGFMEDMKKRFFDMNKDWCPERIKRCIESIDILEKELFN; encoded by the coding sequence ATGACTAAAGATGACTTATTCAACAGGACAGCAAATCTCATTTCAAAGATTCATGACCTGGAGGCCTCCTTAAAGGGACAGGGCGGCGATGCTGAAGTAACTTCACTTCAGTTTGATCTGCTGCAGATTCTTTATTATTCAGGTCCTAAAAACCTCAGTGCCCTCAGTCACTGTATGAATATCAACCTTCCCAACAGCAGTAGAGAAGTTAAAAAGCTGACAAGCCTTGGTTTTATCCAAAAAGAAAGCTCCCCCGATGATAAAAGAAAAACTGAATTATCTCTCACAAAAAAAGGGACCCGGAAAGTAGAAGGCTTCATGGAAGATATGAAAAAGCGCTTTTTTGATATGAACAAAGACTGGTGTCCCGAAAGAATAAAGAGATGCATTGAAAGCATCGATATTCTGGAAAAAGAATTGTTCAATTAA
- a CDS encoding NAD(P)H-dependent oxidoreductase: MNVLVIYTHPHRKSLNGAFLERTLQGLDRNEKVNDVEVLDLYKEQFDPLLKFNEEMKRRDMYKDPSMDKYRAQIDKADVIVFIYPIWWGRPPAMLLGYIDKLFASGFAYKQEPGKMLPEGLLSGKKTICISTMKGPTAYPRFFLANAHKVLMKKALFNFVGIKNVKFFEFGSMEKKEGNQIKHLDKIEKYMSSMAS; this comes from the coding sequence ATGAATGTTCTGGTCATATATACACATCCCCATAGAAAGAGTCTCAATGGAGCTTTTCTTGAGAGAACGCTTCAGGGATTAGACCGAAATGAAAAGGTCAATGATGTGGAGGTTCTAGATTTATATAAAGAGCAATTTGATCCTCTTCTTAAATTCAATGAAGAAATGAAAAGAAGGGATATGTACAAAGACCCTTCAATGGATAAATACAGAGCACAGATTGATAAAGCCGATGTCATTGTATTTATATATCCTATCTGGTGGGGAAGACCTCCTGCCATGCTCTTAGGATATATAGACAAACTTTTTGCTTCGGGATTTGCCTATAAACAGGAACCTGGAAAGATGTTACCCGAAGGTTTATTAAGCGGGAAGAAAACTATATGCATCTCAACAATGAAGGGCCCTACTGCCTATCCCAGGTTCTTCCTTGCAAATGCTCATAAAGTACTTATGAAAAAAGCTCTTTTTAATTTTGTCGGTATAAAGAATGTGAAATTTTTTGAGTTTGGTTCTATGGAGAAAAAAGAAGGAAATCAGATAAAACATCTTGATAAGATAGAAAAATACATGTCCTCTATGGCTTCATAA
- a CDS encoding protein-L-isoaspartate O-methyltransferase: MTSLDRLLNHLKIQGVLNNPSIENAFSVVDRADFVLPDQAGSAYEDNPLPIGFSQTISQPYTVAIMLDLLDLQPGQSVLDIGSGSGWTTALLAKLTGSEGRVLGLERHPELVDFGSRNLKGYSFPWAHIRCASMALGDPYRTYDRILVSASATHFPVELVEQMNPLGILVLPIGHSIWKITRCDEGLVKEELYGFSFVPLISD, from the coding sequence ATGACCTCTTTAGACCGTCTTCTCAACCATCTGAAGATTCAGGGTGTGCTCAATAATCCCTCAATAGAAAATGCCTTCTCAGTGGTGGACAGGGCCGATTTTGTCCTGCCGGATCAAGCCGGCAGTGCCTATGAGGACAACCCTCTACCCATAGGATTTTCTCAGACTATCAGTCAGCCCTACACCGTAGCCATAATGCTCGATCTCCTGGACCTTCAACCCGGTCAATCTGTTCTGGATATCGGATCGGGCTCCGGATGGACTACGGCACTGCTTGCCAAGCTGACTGGATCTGAGGGAAGGGTTCTGGGGTTGGAACGTCATCCGGAACTGGTTGATTTCGGCAGCAGAAATCTCAAGGGCTACTCCTTTCCCTGGGCTCATATTAGATGTGCATCTATGGCTTTAGGTGATCCATACCGGACATATGACCGGATACTGGTATCTGCTTCGGCCACCCATTTTCCAGTAGAATTGGTGGAGCAGATGAATCCCCTGGGAATCCTTGTTCTCCCCATTGGGCATTCCATATGGAAAATTACACGTTGTGATGAGGGGCTTGTGAAAGAAGAACTGTATGGTTTTTCATTTGTTCCCCTTATTAGTGATTAA
- a CDS encoding cysteine hydrolase has protein sequence MMYDRDKNIKTLEEALQKPCKNRDMDQAVQGMENYSSTPGGPNDQPLSFWASWNLKDRPRRIALLLDDCQEEYRPYAGEILPNLKKLVDAFREAQSKSDGVRIMWSAWTRTFDDGIRNSMDRWYGSKGFRPEDPENAVYIFNGAPGMKPLSEIAPTEKEVSDGWFYHGKHLDMFWTFDENGNSYLDEKLKQAGVDTIVLVGLWTDECILSTAYAGNSRGYDVVVVEDSVATATSNHEIALKIVGSTMAKVLSTDEVLSYIKSDFITGEPGAVKGTQYPDGRKDN, from the coding sequence ATGATGTATGACAGGGATAAAAATATAAAAACTCTGGAAGAAGCTCTTCAGAAACCATGTAAGAATCGTGACATGGATCAGGCAGTTCAAGGGATGGAAAATTACAGCTCGACACCCGGGGGACCGAATGATCAGCCCCTTAGCTTTTGGGCTTCCTGGAACCTGAAAGACAGGCCCAGGAGAATTGCACTGCTACTAGATGATTGTCAGGAAGAGTACAGGCCTTACGCTGGTGAGATTCTTCCAAATCTCAAGAAACTGGTGGATGCTTTTAGAGAAGCTCAATCGAAAAGTGACGGAGTCCGTATAATGTGGAGTGCCTGGACACGCACATTTGATGACGGGATCAGAAATTCAATGGATCGATGGTATGGTTCTAAGGGTTTTCGTCCTGAAGATCCGGAGAACGCTGTATATATTTTCAACGGGGCCCCCGGAATGAAACCTCTATCAGAAATAGCCCCGACAGAAAAAGAGGTTTCCGACGGATGGTTCTACCACGGAAAGCATTTGGATATGTTTTGGACTTTTGATGAGAACGGCAATTCCTATCTAGATGAAAAACTGAAACAGGCCGGTGTAGATACGATAGTTCTAGTCGGTCTCTGGACAGATGAGTGTATACTCAGCACAGCTTATGCAGGTAATTCACGAGGTTATGATGTAGTAGTTGTTGAAGATTCTGTAGCAACGGCAACATCAAATCATGAGATTGCCCTTAAGATAGTAGGCAGTACCATGGCAAAAGTGCTGTCAACGGATGAAGTACTCAGCTATATAAAGAGCGATTTTATTACAGGAGAGCCGGGAGCCGTAAAAGGGACCCAATATCCCGACGGTAGAAAAGATAACTGA
- a CDS encoding DUF294 nucleotidyltransferase-like domain-containing protein, which translates to MKITDHAAHTEKLYNLRAEDIHKWIDGYFDREGFDDFLRSGNRDGYNPYEHRQFRHCREALPELLREFSHLYTVDQITKVFECHIKDDYDNYIPSREDFTSGTFSEKYHESEAKETILTARELSRYFKGLYYGRNRQEKSGTGFRFRIVLPAVVSLLLFILTVFLLILPLFHDSLMKEKKLMIREISSVAVSVLDYYISLEKSGEMDMETAQLAAAAEIRKLRYGAEHDNYFWISDETPVMIVHPWRSDLEGQNLSDYRDTMNKSGKKLFVRSVALVKDEGGGFLEYLWQLEEGSQQVVSKLSFVQGVPHWNWIIGTGIYVHDVELEIARLSRKLILVIAVISALMVLIVLYMVMQSRSIEQNRKEAESGLVEAKERYRALVEASNEGYILILHGEKVFTNPTFQRMTGYGDKDLQDNDFFIGLFPSSPGNEQLQNHLDNLLLENPDNDEFEATLRCRSGSLLDVVIRISRIFLSEENGHIISFTTVSRDPISLFTESRPLEDPVLFLQEVRSSENPATVIRILNQLPQIIRSLLASKTSSSHIRRFITDLYDCSVSRIIELSMDDSPPVPFAFLSLGSSGRQEMTLFSDQDNALVFDSNSTGDQLEKERLYFLKLADRICSRLNQAGFPYCPGGIMAVNPAHCLSLKEWNERYKIWFSQADSISLLDLHVFFDMSCAWGEERLVNELKDSIESFSEGQEEFFAHFARNCLQYKSPLNTLGQLRSSERDGRVVINIKDCLIPLINFARLYALKNGIREVSTIRRLAILNEKGILNSKSHEEMIAAFEHLWQFRFSNQILSHGELRKVNDDMALKSVSPENRKALHKALTVISAAQSRLSYDFLGMDIR; encoded by the coding sequence TTGAAAATTACCGATCATGCAGCCCATACAGAAAAACTCTACAATCTGAGAGCCGAAGATATCCATAAATGGATAGACGGTTATTTTGATAGAGAAGGCTTTGATGATTTTCTCAGGTCCGGAAATAGGGATGGCTACAATCCCTATGAACACAGACAGTTCCGGCATTGCCGGGAAGCCCTCCCCGAATTGCTGCGGGAGTTTTCTCATCTCTACACTGTAGATCAGATTACTAAGGTCTTTGAATGTCATATTAAAGATGATTATGACAACTATATTCCCTCCCGTGAGGATTTTACCAGCGGTACATTTTCAGAGAAATATCATGAGTCGGAAGCTAAAGAAACAATCCTCACAGCCCGAGAGCTGAGCCGTTACTTCAAGGGACTCTACTACGGCAGAAACAGACAGGAGAAATCCGGGACTGGATTCCGTTTTCGAATAGTTCTGCCCGCGGTTGTATCACTCCTTCTTTTCATATTAACAGTTTTCCTGCTTATTCTTCCCCTGTTCCATGACAGTTTGATGAAAGAGAAAAAACTGATGATCAGAGAGATCTCATCCGTAGCCGTCAGTGTGCTGGATTATTATATCTCCCTGGAGAAAAGCGGGGAGATGGATATGGAAACTGCCCAGCTGGCAGCCGCCGCTGAAATCAGGAAGCTGCGCTATGGAGCGGAACATGACAACTATTTCTGGATAAGCGATGAAACACCTGTGATGATTGTCCATCCATGGCGCTCTGACCTGGAGGGACAGAACCTCTCTGACTACAGGGATACAATGAATAAGAGCGGCAAGAAACTCTTTGTCCGCTCTGTGGCCCTTGTCAAGGACGAGGGGGGAGGATTTCTTGAATACCTCTGGCAGCTGGAGGAGGGGAGCCAGCAGGTTGTATCCAAACTCTCATTCGTTCAGGGAGTCCCTCATTGGAACTGGATTATCGGTACGGGTATCTATGTTCATGATGTGGAGCTGGAGATAGCCCGACTTTCCCGCAAGCTCATTCTGGTCATAGCTGTGATCTCTGCTCTTATGGTTCTTATCGTCCTATACATGGTTATGCAGAGCCGCTCTATTGAGCAGAACAGAAAAGAGGCTGAATCAGGTCTTGTGGAAGCCAAAGAGCGTTACCGGGCTCTCGTGGAAGCCTCTAACGAGGGGTACATCCTGATACTCCATGGAGAGAAAGTGTTCACCAATCCCACCTTCCAGAGAATGACGGGCTATGGCGATAAAGATCTGCAGGATAATGATTTTTTCATTGGACTCTTCCCCTCTTCCCCGGGAAATGAACAACTGCAGAATCATCTTGATAATCTTCTTCTGGAGAATCCTGATAATGATGAATTTGAAGCCACCCTCCGCTGCCGGTCGGGCTCTCTTCTTGATGTCGTCATTCGGATCTCCCGCATCTTCTTAAGCGAAGAAAACGGCCATATTATCTCCTTCACAACTGTCAGCCGTGATCCCATTTCGCTGTTTACAGAATCCAGGCCCCTGGAAGATCCTGTCTTATTCCTTCAGGAAGTCCGCAGCAGTGAGAATCCAGCCACTGTCATCCGCATACTCAATCAGCTGCCTCAGATTATCCGCTCTCTTCTGGCCTCAAAAACCTCATCCTCCCATATCCGCCGCTTTATTACTGATCTTTATGACTGTTCAGTTTCCAGAATCATTGAACTCTCTATGGATGATTCTCCCCCTGTCCCCTTTGCATTTCTGTCTCTGGGAAGCAGCGGTCGTCAGGAGATGACTCTCTTCTCGGATCAGGACAATGCCCTTGTCTTCGATTCTAATTCCACAGGAGATCAGCTTGAAAAAGAGCGGCTCTATTTTCTTAAACTGGCAGACAGAATCTGCAGCCGCCTCAATCAGGCCGGCTTTCCCTACTGCCCCGGAGGCATCATGGCTGTTAACCCTGCCCATTGCCTCAGTCTCAAGGAGTGGAATGAGCGTTATAAAATCTGGTTTTCCCAGGCCGACAGTATCTCTCTGCTGGATCTCCATGTCTTCTTTGACATGTCCTGCGCCTGGGGAGAAGAACGCCTTGTAAACGAGCTAAAGGACAGCATCGAATCCTTTTCGGAGGGGCAGGAGGAATTTTTTGCCCACTTTGCCCGTAACTGCCTACAGTACAAATCACCTCTCAATACTCTGGGACAGCTCCGCAGCAGTGAAAGGGATGGAAGGGTGGTCATCAATATCAAGGATTGTCTTATCCCCCTCATCAACTTTGCCCGGCTTTATGCTTTGAAAAATGGAATTCGTGAAGTTTCGACAATCAGACGTCTGGCCATCCTCAATGAAAAAGGCATTCTTAATTCAAAGAGCCATGAAGAGATGATAGCAGCCTTTGAGCATCTGTGGCAGTTCCGATTTTCCAATCAGATTCTATCTCACGGTGAACTTCGCAAGGTAAACGATGACATGGCCTTAAAGAGTGTTTCTCCGGAAAATAGAAAGGCATTGCACAAAGCCCTTACGGTCATCAGTGCGGCCCAGTCCCGCCTCAGCTATGACTTTCTTGGAATGGATATAAGGTAG
- a CDS encoding RNA polymerase sigma factor: MKIKDRGLMLRAADQDNTAVRELWKIWSPRLSLYFRGTLSAEDVEDLVQETMLKVFRSLSTYNPAYSPSTWIYTIASRSRTDWLRRSARQPWTFPEGDNEITNLRSSYPDPENNFIQNESRNAVQDFIKSRDSRDREILYLFCYENLSGRGIAKVMNLPPETVRYRLKILKQKLKKELSI; this comes from the coding sequence ATGAAGATTAAAGACCGGGGTCTAATGCTGAGGGCCGCCGACCAAGACAACACAGCTGTCCGGGAACTCTGGAAAATCTGGTCTCCCAGGCTCAGCCTCTATTTCAGGGGAACCCTGTCTGCAGAAGATGTAGAAGATCTTGTTCAGGAAACCATGCTGAAAGTCTTCCGCTCCCTAAGCACATACAATCCGGCGTACTCACCTTCTACATGGATTTATACAATTGCATCCCGCAGCAGAACTGACTGGCTGCGCCGCTCGGCCAGACAACCCTGGACCTTCCCTGAAGGGGATAATGAAATTACAAATTTAAGGAGCAGCTATCCCGATCCTGAAAACAATTTTATCCAAAATGAATCAAGGAATGCGGTACAGGATTTTATTAAAAGCCGGGACAGCAGAGACAGGGAGATCCTATACCTGTTCTGTTATGAGAATCTCTCAGGCCGGGGGATAGCAAAGGTCATGAACCTGCCTCCCGAAACTGTCCGATACCGCCTGAAGATTCTAAAGCAGAAACTGAAAAAGGAGCTTTCAATATGA